The following are encoded in a window of Amaranthus tricolor cultivar Red isolate AtriRed21 chromosome 2, ASM2621246v1, whole genome shotgun sequence genomic DNA:
- the LOC130806826 gene encoding protein ASPARTIC PROTEASE IN GUARD CELL 2, with protein MTLIKRSLKYVLPRNSFSHLVFTTFLLVFLLLHLSRANATHKTTNHVTSYPNFQHLNVPKQIASIKLHTKHDSDHHYPSKFNDQNIITLSKNNNKLLNHSSFSLKLNLVHRDKLNHKLFGSSNRDHNHNHNHRFNLLIQRDIKRVADIIHRVSNTSISISSLNDYKVVESFGSEVVSGMDQGSGEYFIRLGVGSPPKKQYMVIDSGSDVVWVQCQPCKQCYKQTDPVFNPAQSASYSGVSCSSSVCGRIENSGCGHSGRCRYEVQYSDGSYTKGNLAFETLTIGGTVIRNVAMGCGHSNQGMFVGASGLLGLGGGSMSFVGQLGGQTGGTFSYCLVSRGSGNPGSIVFGREAMPVGAAWINLVRSPRAPSFYYINLMGLGVGGVRVPLPNGIFGFTESGDGGVVMDTGTAVTRLPTPAYEAFRDSFLTQTANLPRAPGMSIFDTCYNLAGFGTVRVPTVSFYFTDGPILTLPARNFLIPVNSEGIFCFAFAASPTGLSILGNIQQEGIQISIDAANGFVGFGPNVC; from the coding sequence ATGACACTCATAAAAAGATCACTAAAATATGTTCTTCCAAGGAACTCTTTCTCTCATCTAGTGTTTACTACCTTCTTATTGGTATTTCTCCTTCTCCACCTATCACGTGCTAACGCCACCCATAAAACAACCAATCACGTGACTTCATACCCAAATTTTCAGCACTTAAATGTTCCAAAACAGATTGCCTCCATCAAACTTCACACCAAACATGATTCTGATCATCATTATCCTTCTAAATTTAATGACCAAAATATCATCACAttgtctaaaaataataataagcttTTGAACCATTCAAGTTTTAGCCTTAAGCTTAATCTTGTTCATAGGGATAAGCTTAATCATAAACTATTTGGCTCTTCCAACCgtgatcataatcataatcataaccaCCGTTTTAATCTTCTAATACAACGTGATATCAAACGGGTTGCCGATATAATTCACCGGGTTTCAAACACTAGTATTAGTATCAGTAGTTTGAATGATTACAAGGTAGTGGAATCATTCGGTTCGGAGGTGGTATCGGGTATGGATCAAGGAAGTGGAGAGTACTTTATAAGATTAGGAGTAGGAAGCCCACCAAAGAAACAGTACATGGTTATTGATTCGGGTAGTGACGTTGTTTGGGTCCAATGTCAGCCTTGTAAACAATGTTATAAACAAACTGACCCGGTTTTTAACCCGGCCCAATCAGCTTCCTATTCGGGTGTATCATGCTCATCCTCTGTCTGTGGACGAATTGAAAACTCTGGTTGCGGCCACTCAGGCCGTTGCCGATATGAAGTTCAGTATAGTGATGGGTCCTACACTAAGGGAAACCTTGCATTTGAGACTCTTACAATTGGTGGGACTGTTATTAGAAACGTTGCAATGGGGTGTGGACATAGTAATCAAGGCATGTTTGTAGGGGCTTCTGGTTTATTGGGTTTGGGTGGTGGGTCCATGTCATTTGTGGGCCAGTTAGGAGGTCAAACTGGTGGTACATTTAGTTACTGTCTAGTGAGCCGGGGTTCAGGAAACCCCGGCTCAATAGTGTTCGGGCGAGAAGCAATGCCGGTGGGTGCGGCTTGGATCAATTTGGTCCGCAGCCCTCGAGCGCCAAGCTTCTATTACATAAACTTAATGGGACTCGGTGTAGGCGGGGTGCGGGTCCCGCTCCCCAATGGTATATTTGGGTTTACCGAATCAGGGGACGGGGGTGTAGTCATGGACACAGGTACGGCCGTGACTAGACTCCCGACCCCTGCTTACGAAGCATTTCGAGACTCTTTCCTGACCCAAACTGCCAATCTTCCAAGAGCACCAGGGATGTCAATCTTCGACACATGTTACAATCTGGCCGGATTTGGGACGGTTAGAGTCCCAACCGTGTCTTTCTATTTTACGGATGGGCCGATACTAACCCTTCCGGCAAGGAACTTCTTGATCCCGGTTAATTCGGAAGGTATATTTTGCTTCGCATTTGCAGCTTCACCAACAGGATTATCAATCCTAGGAAACATTCAGCAAGAAGGTATTCAGATATCTATTGATGCTGCCAATGGTTTTGTAGGATTTGGTCCTAATGTTTGCTGA